The Paraburkholderia sp. SOS3 genome includes a region encoding these proteins:
- a CDS encoding symmetrical bis(5'-nucleosyl)-tetraphosphatase, producing MTTSTRPAPLAFGDLQGCHTEFRRLLAKAAPSDDTPLWFAGDIVNRGPGSLATLRELIALGERAVTVLGNHDLHLLSVSAGIRKSKKGDTLDDILSAPDAQDLLDWVRHRPIAHFDEGMLLVHAGIPPQWDTTLTLELADELQRALRAPNWKETLAGLYGNEPNRWKPSLKGIDRLRLTCTALTRMRFCNADGAMDFTSSGGLDSAPPGFMPWFDVPSRRTADVTVVFGHWAALGLMVRDNVIGLDSGCVWGNQLSAVRLTPEPAGRTVTQMDCSGCRASADAE from the coding sequence ATGACCACTTCCACGAGGCCCGCTCCGCTCGCCTTCGGCGACCTGCAAGGCTGCCACACCGAATTCCGGCGACTGCTCGCGAAAGCCGCCCCCTCCGACGACACCCCGCTGTGGTTCGCCGGCGATATCGTGAACCGCGGCCCCGGCTCGCTCGCCACGCTGCGCGAACTGATCGCGCTCGGCGAGCGCGCAGTCACCGTGCTCGGCAACCACGACCTGCATTTGCTATCGGTCTCCGCCGGCATCCGCAAGTCGAAGAAAGGCGATACGCTCGACGACATCCTGTCCGCACCCGATGCGCAAGACCTGCTCGACTGGGTCCGCCATCGCCCGATCGCACACTTCGACGAAGGCATGCTGCTCGTGCACGCGGGTATTCCGCCGCAGTGGGACACCACGCTCACGCTCGAACTCGCCGACGAACTGCAGCGCGCACTGCGCGCACCGAACTGGAAAGAAACGCTCGCGGGCCTCTACGGCAACGAGCCGAATCGCTGGAAGCCGAGCCTCAAGGGCATCGATCGTCTGCGCCTGACCTGCACCGCGCTCACGCGCATGCGCTTTTGCAACGCAGACGGCGCCATGGATTTCACGTCGAGCGGCGGCCTCGATTCGGCGCCGCCGGGCTTTATGCCATGGTTTGATGTACCGTCGCGGCGCACGGCCGACGTCACGGTCGTATTCGGCCATTGGGCCGCGCTCGGTCTGATGGTACGCGACAACGTGATCGGGCTCGATTCGGGCTGCGTCTGGGGCAATCAGCTGTCCGCGGTAAGGCTCACGCCCGAGCCGGCCGGCCGTACGGTTACGCAGATGGATTGCTCGGGCTGCCGCGCTTCGGCCGACGCCGAATAA